Proteins from a genomic interval of Nematostella vectensis chromosome 5, jaNemVect1.1, whole genome shotgun sequence:
- the LOC5503614 gene encoding alpha-2A adrenergic receptor encodes MECANCSFNSSTKIPLTFAEVIGKPQVALMFVFLTFLMLWILVGNFLVVWTVYVTRRMHFAAFYFVASLSVADFLVGLLVLPISIAYHLIYEMKGQWTFGLHTCNFWLFANFWFCSASVFNLCLVSWDRYVAVTSPLHYQTRMCEERVVKLIAGNWAWSLVLAGCLIIGFHFSQQRVICSVKGIDPEILLVAVITMFILPCIFLVFVNLKVWFITRRHHHQIGISKTLELSCTTRYPESIPQENPRKWSIPRDTCELGRLSKRSLRGRAYPRRKTSVIVMIPRDVSLSILQEVPNESSITWVTKNYSIPRETRKNSSILRETRNDSSIPRETRNDSSTPRETRNDSSITRETPNNALITRDTPNDSSISRETPNDSSITRGTPNDFTITRETPNDSSIPHKILHDTWIPREITHDSSIPRETPDDSSIPCETSNDTSIPREVMNDTWISHEIPNDSDSSNPNNSSIPWKITNDSSIRRKTPSVSSFPRDEVEQVKESKYVRGLFDRGRRRTIKQEIKTFRIFLVVIGVFVACWTPFFVVMLMGIFSPVSGFVLYITIVLTYCNSALNSLIYGVLSRNCRRAMRSSISLKRWKSM; translated from the exons ATGGAGTGCGCCAACTGTTCCTTCAACTCATCGACAAAGATACCTTTGACATTTGCGGAGGTTATCGGGAAGCCACAAGTAGCGCTAATGTTCGTCTTTCTCACGTTTTTGATGCTTTGGATACTGGTTGGTAATTTCTTGGTGGTTTGGACGGTGTATGTGACACGAAGGATGCACTTTGCTGCCTTCTACTTCGTGGCGAGTTTGTCAGTGGCTGACTTTCTGGTTGGCCTGCTGGTTCTGCCTATATCGATAGCGTATCATCTTATTTACGAAATGAAAG GTCAATGGACATTTGGACTCCACACGTGTAACTTCTGGCTATTCGCTAACTTCTGGTTCTGCTCGGCGTCTGTCTTCAACCTGTGTCTTGTCAGCTGGGATCGATATGTCGCCGTGACGTCACCACTCCACTACCAAACGCGCATGTGCGAGGAGCGCGTCGTCAAACTGATCGCTGGAAACTGGGCGTGGTCGCTTGTCCTGGCGGGATGTCTCATCATCGGTTTTCACTTCTCTCAGCAGAGAGTGATTTGCTCCGTGAAGGGAATAGACCCAGAGATTCTCCTTGTTGCTGTAATAACCATGTTTATACTACCTTGTATTTTCCTTGTCTTCGTCAACCTTAAAGTATGGTTCATAACGcgtcgccatcaccatcaaatCGGGATTAGCAAAACTCTTGAGCTTTCATGTACCACACGCTATCCCGAATCGATTCCGCAAGAAAACCCGCGCAAGTGGTCGATCCCGCGGGACACATGCGAACTAGGTCGCCTGTCAAAAAGAAGCTTGCGAGGTAGGGCTTATCCACGACGAAAAACATCTGTAATAGTCATGATCCCAAGAGATGTCTCACTGTCGATACTCCAGGAAGTCCCGAACGAATCTTCGATCACATGGGTGACAAAGAACTATTCGATCCCGCGCGAAACCCGGAAAAACTCTTCGATCCTGCGTGAGACCCGGAATGACTCTTCGATCCCGCGTGAGACCCGGAATGACTCATCGACCCCGCGTGAGACCCGGAATGACTCATCGATCACACGAGAGACACCAAACAACGCTTTAATCACAAGGGATACCCCGAACGACTCTTCGATCTCGCGCGAAACCCCAAACGACTCTTCGATCACGCGCGGGACCCCGAACGACTTTACGATCACGCGCGAGACCCCGAACGACTCTTCGATCCCGCACAAGATCCTACACGACACTTGGATCCCGCGTGAGATCACGCACGACTCTTCGATCCCGCGCGAGACCCCGGACGACTCTTCTATCCCGTGCGAGACCTCGAACGACACTTCGATTCCGCGAGAAGTCATGAACGATACTTGGATCTCGCATGAGATCCCTAACGACTCGGACTCCTCGAACCCTAACAACTCTTCTATCCCGTGGAAGATCACGAACGACTCTTCGATACGACGAAAAACTCCGAGCGTCTCATCGTTTCCGAGAGACGAAGTGGAACAAGTTAAAGAATCTAAATATGTGCGAGGACTGTTTGATAGAGGAAGACGGCGAACGATCAAACAAGAGATCAAGACATTTCGCATATTCCTGGTTGTCATTGGTGTTTTCGTGGCTTGTTGGACGCCTTTTTTcgtggtgatgctgatgggAATATTTTCGCCTGTGTCGGGTTTTGTTCTGTACATCACTATCGTCTTGACGTATTGTAATAGTGCGTTGAACTCGCTTATTTACGGAGTGCTCAGTCGCAACTGTAGACGTGCAATGCGATCTAGCATCTCCCTAAAGCGATGGAAATCAATGTAG